One Virgibacillus proomii DNA window includes the following coding sequences:
- a CDS encoding YdcP family protein, which translates to MELKHVVPNMEKTFGNLEYAGEGKVEQRRINGRMTTLSRSYNLYSDIQRADDIEVVLPQEAGEKFFEHEEKVKLVNARITAEGYKIGERGFTNYILHADDMVKA; encoded by the coding sequence ATGGAATTAAAACATGTCGTTCCAAATATGGAAAAGACGTTTGGAAATTTAGAATATGCAGGTGAAGGCAAAGTTGAACAGCGACGGATTAATGGACGTATGACTACTCTATCCCGGAGTTATAATCTGTATTCTGATATTCAACGTGCTGATGATATCGAAGTGGTTCTCCCCCAAGAAGCAGGAGAAAAGTTCTTTGAACATGAGGAGAAAGTAAAATTAGTCAATGCGAGAATCACCGCAGAAGGCTATAAAATCGGAGAACGTGGTTTTACAAACTATATTTTACATGCAGATGACATGGTCAAAGCATAA
- a CDS encoding YdcP family protein, which translates to MRLAQGIIIDKEKTFGLLKFSALRREVFIQNEDGTVSTEVKERTYDLKSREQGRMIQVSIPASVPLKEFDYNAEVEIINPVADTVANATFRGADVDWYIKADDLVLKGKATTSTSNIPKSIPSKEK; encoded by the coding sequence ATGAGATTAGCACAAGGGATTATCATTGATAAAGAAAAGACGTTTGGATTATTAAAGTTTTCCGCATTACGAAGAGAAGTATTCATTCAAAATGAAGATGGTACGGTTTCAACCGAGGTAAAGGAACGCACGTATGACTTAAAGTCTCGTGAACAAGGTCGCATGATTCAAGTGAGTATTCCTGCTTCCGTTCCCTTAAAAGAATTTGATTATAATGCAGAAGTAGAAATTATTAACCCTGTCGCAGATACCGTCGCAAATGCAACCTTTCGTGGCGCAGATGTGGATTGGTACATTAAGGCAGATGATTTAGTCTTAAAGGGAAAAGCAACAACATCAACTAGTAATATTCCAAAGTCTATCCCTAGTAAAGAAAAATAA
- a CDS encoding FtsK/SpoIIIE domain-containing protein, with protein MKTFKRRGKRIRASDVSLVFQYVVFGLAGVWLISFIPFHLPFLLCTTWQLDLFQAHFMSTYGLVSLVISLVMVACCAFVYYRYRYDRIRQIIHRQKLAKMIMENGWYETKQVQSSSFFKDIPNGKAKDKISHFPKMYYRLEKGLLHIQVEITLGKYQDQLLSLESKLESGLYCELVSKELHDSFVEYILLYDTINSRISIDEVVAQNGSLKLMDAMYWEYDKLPHMLIAGGTGGGKTYFILTLIESLLKTDAKLYILDPKNADLADLATVMPDVYYKKDDMTACIDQFYEDMMTRNEEMKQMPNYKTGENYAYLGLPARFLIFDEYTSFMEMIGKESIKVMSKLKQIVMLGRQSGFFLILACQRPDAKYLGDGIRDQFNFRVALGRMSELGYGMMFGSDVQKQFFLKQIKGRGYVDKGDNVISEFYTPLVPKEHDFLNEIAKLAQ; from the coding sequence ATGAAAACTTTTAAAAGACGAGGGAAACGAATTCGAGCGAGTGATGTATCCCTCGTTTTTCAATATGTAGTCTTTGGGCTGGCTGGTGTATGGCTTATTTCCTTTATTCCTTTTCATCTGCCATTTTTACTTTGTACAACGTGGCAGCTTGATCTATTTCAAGCACATTTTATGAGTACGTATGGATTGGTTTCACTAGTGATTAGCCTAGTGATGGTAGCTTGCTGTGCTTTTGTTTATTATCGGTATCGTTATGATCGTATCAGGCAAATTATTCATCGTCAAAAGCTTGCCAAAATGATTATGGAAAATGGTTGGTATGAAACGAAACAAGTACAATCAAGTAGCTTCTTTAAGGACATACCAAATGGGAAAGCAAAAGATAAAATTAGTCATTTTCCTAAAATGTACTATCGGCTTGAAAAAGGATTGCTTCATATTCAAGTGGAAATCACATTGGGTAAATATCAAGATCAGCTACTCAGCTTAGAAAGTAAACTGGAAAGTGGTTTGTACTGTGAATTGGTATCGAAAGAATTACATGATTCCTTTGTGGAATATATTTTGCTCTATGACACAATTAATAGTCGTATTTCCATTGATGAAGTGGTTGCACAAAATGGTAGTTTAAAGCTCATGGATGCGATGTATTGGGAATATGATAAGTTGCCGCATATGTTGATTGCTGGTGGAACGGGCGGTGGAAAGACATATTTTATTCTCACGCTGATTGAATCGTTATTAAAAACAGATGCAAAGTTGTATATTTTAGATCCGAAAAATGCCGATTTAGCGGATTTAGCCACTGTTATGCCAGATGTCTATTATAAAAAGGATGATATGACAGCTTGTATTGACCAATTTTATGAGGATATGATGACACGAAATGAAGAAATGAAACAAATGCCGAACTACAAGACAGGAGAAAACTATGCTTATTTGGGTTTGCCTGCTCGCTTTTTAATCTTTGATGAGTACACATCGTTCATGGAAATGATCGGCAAAGAAAGCATAAAAGTGATGAGTAAGCTGAAACAAATTGTTATGTTGGGACGACAAAGTGGCTTCTTTCTTATCCTTGCTTGTCAACGTCCAGATGCAAAATATCTTGGAGATGGCATTCGAGATCAATTTAATTTTCGGGTTGCTTTAGGTCGTATGAGTGAACTTGGGTATGGCATGATGTTCGGATCGGACGTACAAAAACAATTTTTCTTAAAACAGATTAAAGGACGAGGGTATGTTGATAAAGGAGATAATGTCATTTCAGAATTTTATACACCACTTGTCCCGAAAGAACATGACTTTTTAAATGAAATTGCTAAACTAGCCCAATAA